A single genomic interval of Christensenellaceae bacterium 44-20 harbors:
- a CDS encoding DivIVA domain-containing protein, which produces MMTAKRNRQPDPRARLAQLTEDYENLAKEQKERILTLRNENAALSQRLKAYEEKEDALSAALVNAERTASQIIRVARERAEGIISEARDEERKTKERLRQHTLLLSDLADRCDNIMKNIQSELRKAPKGFCLELINKKEA; this is translated from the coding sequence ATGATGACTGCAAAACGAAACCGCCAGCCCGATCCCCGTGCACGGCTTGCTCAGCTGACAGAGGATTACGAGAACCTGGCCAAGGAACAAAAAGAGCGCATTTTGACATTGCGCAACGAGAATGCAGCGCTTAGCCAGCGCCTCAAGGCATATGAAGAGAAAGAGGATGCGCTTTCTGCCGCGCTTGTCAATGCAGAGCGCACAGCCAGCCAGATTATTCGCGTTGCGCGGGAGCGCGCAGAGGGCATTATCAGCGAGGCGCGGGACGAAGAGCGCAAAACCAAAGAACGCCTGCGCCAGCACACGCTCCTGCTTTCAGATTTGGCCGACCGCTGCGACAACATTATGAAAAATATTCAAAGCGAGCTGCGCAAAGCGCCCAAAGGCTTCTGCCTGGAACTCATCAATAAGAAAGAGGCATAA
- a CDS encoding peptidoglycan-binding protein → MNRHKKMSWLTYARAVSLMAAIVVLVFTPVAIFAGAQEDKEQKTQQDEARVLAQAEEKKASEKLSVTGVEVLDGEPSAEPSPEPTPEPTPEPKVKEPLAEGMENAELVPEVQARLMELDYMDHDQTTSLYGPMTANAVECFQRKHGIEKTGILTQEVYDLLMSENAQPYSVGIGDDGEDVSRLQDRLIQLGYLGKSTGYYGEETEAAVKDFQASNGLNASGKIGHQTKEKLYSEDVVVKAMNYGERSDEVKAIQERLATLGYMAAEDSTGYYGDKTLAAVKRFQERNGLIADGAIGPETKNRILSSDAQANAWILGTSGDEVQRIQDRLIELKYMKKSTGYFGSDTEKAVKAFQERNGLTADGKVGAQTSSVLFSSDAKKAASTSTSKPSTDTSKPSSGNSSKPSKPSKPAGDEATGSADSAGVERFIAVAEQQLGKRYVLGGKGPDVFDCSGFVFYCLNQAGVNQGYMTSATWQGCTKYPIISNMNDLQRGDVISFKGHVGIYLGGGRMIDASSTQGKIRICENIQSSSYWTSHFVKGLRIF, encoded by the coding sequence ATGAACAGACATAAGAAGATGAGTTGGCTTACTTATGCGAGGGCAGTCTCTTTAATGGCGGCAATCGTGGTCCTCGTGTTTACGCCGGTTGCGATTTTTGCCGGAGCGCAAGAGGATAAAGAGCAGAAGACACAGCAGGATGAGGCAAGAGTTTTGGCGCAGGCCGAAGAGAAGAAGGCCAGCGAGAAACTTTCCGTAACTGGCGTTGAAGTATTGGACGGCGAGCCGTCGGCTGAGCCTTCGCCCGAGCCGACGCCAGAGCCCACTCCGGAACCCAAGGTGAAGGAGCCTTTGGCCGAAGGTATGGAAAATGCGGAGCTGGTGCCGGAAGTGCAGGCGCGTCTGATGGAGCTTGACTATATGGATCACGACCAGACGACCAGCCTCTATGGCCCGATGACGGCAAATGCCGTCGAGTGCTTCCAGAGAAAGCACGGCATTGAGAAAACCGGCATTCTGACGCAGGAAGTATACGACCTGCTGATGAGCGAAAATGCGCAGCCTTATAGCGTGGGCATTGGAGATGACGGCGAGGACGTCAGCCGTTTGCAGGATCGATTGATCCAGCTGGGGTATCTGGGCAAGAGCACTGGCTATTACGGCGAAGAGACCGAAGCCGCCGTCAAGGATTTCCAGGCCAGCAACGGCCTGAATGCCAGCGGCAAAATCGGGCATCAAACCAAAGAAAAGCTCTATTCGGAAGATGTCGTCGTCAAGGCGATGAACTATGGCGAGCGCAGTGATGAAGTGAAGGCCATTCAGGAGCGCCTTGCAACGCTGGGATACATGGCCGCGGAAGACAGCACTGGCTATTACGGCGATAAGACGCTGGCCGCTGTCAAGCGTTTCCAGGAGAGAAACGGCCTGATCGCAGACGGCGCCATTGGCCCGGAGACGAAGAACCGCATCCTCTCCTCTGATGCGCAGGCCAATGCCTGGATTTTGGGCACCAGCGGAGACGAAGTGCAGCGCATTCAGGATCGCCTGATCGAGCTGAAATATATGAAGAAATCCACGGGCTATTTTGGCTCGGATACTGAGAAGGCAGTCAAGGCTTTCCAGGAGCGCAACGGCCTGACGGCAGACGGCAAGGTGGGCGCGCAGACTAGCTCTGTGCTGTTCTCCAGCGATGCGAAGAAGGCGGCTTCTACCAGCACTTCTAAGCCCAGCACGGATACCTCCAAGCCCTCTTCGGGCAACTCTTCCAAGCCGAGCAAACCCAGCAAACCCGCTGGCGACGAGGCGACGGGGAGCGCAGATTCGGCTGGCGTCGAGCGCTTTATCGCGGTGGCAGAGCAACAGCTTGGAAAGCGCTATGTACTAGGCGGCAAAGGGCCAGATGTGTTCGATTGCTCCGGCTTCGTATTCTACTGCCTCAATCAGGCAGGAGTCAATCAGGGCTATATGACCTCTGCGACATGGCAGGGCTGCACGAAATACCCGATCATCTCGAATATGAACGACTTGCAGCGCGGCGATGTCATCAGCTTTAAGGGCCATGTGGGCATCTATCTGGGCGGCGGACGGATGATCGATGCGTCCTCCACGCAGGGAAAAATCAGAATTTGCGAGAATATTCAGAGCAGTTCCTACTGGACGAGTCATTTCGTCAAAGGATTGAGAATTTTCTAG
- the groL gene encoding chaperonin GroEL (60 kDa chaperone family; promotes refolding of misfolded polypeptides especially under stressful conditions; forms two stacked rings of heptamers to form a barrel-shaped 14mer; ends can be capped by GroES; misfolded proteins enter the barrel where they are refolded when GroES binds), with the protein MAKQIKYGEDARRALESGVNQLADTVKATLGPKGRNVVLDKKFGSPLITNDGVTIAKEIELEDPFENMGAQLVREVATKTNDVAGDGTTTATLMAQAMIREGLKNVAAGANPMVLKKGIMAATEAAVEGLKELSKPIEGSAAIEQVASVSANDANIGHLIAQAMEKVGNEGVITVEESKTMKTDLVVVEGMQFDRGYASAYMATDTDKMEAVLDDPYILITDKKISNIQEILPLLEQIVQTGKKLLIIAEEVEGEALATLVLNKLRGTFNCVAVKAPGFGDRRKAMLEDIAILTGGTVISEEVGMELKEATVDMLGSARQVKVDKENTIIVEGKGDPEKIKARVNSIRNQIEDCTSDYDREKQQERLAKLAGGVAVIQVGAATETEMKEMKLRIEDALAATRAAVEEGIVPGGGTAMLKVEGKVKALMEQESGDIKTGVSIVLRALEEPIRQIAANAGIEGSIIVEKVRENQSKSFGYDAYQDKFIDMIEAGILDPTKVTRSALQNAASVASMLLTTESIVTDIPAPEPAAPAAGGGMGGMY; encoded by the coding sequence ATGGCAAAACAGATTAAATACGGTGAAGATGCGCGGCGCGCGCTGGAGAGCGGCGTCAATCAGCTGGCGGATACGGTAAAGGCGACGCTGGGGCCCAAGGGCAGAAACGTCGTGCTGGATAAGAAATTCGGTTCCCCGCTCATCACAAACGACGGCGTTACCATCGCGAAGGAAATCGAGCTGGAAGACCCATTTGAAAACATGGGTGCGCAGCTGGTAAGAGAAGTTGCAACCAAGACCAACGACGTTGCCGGCGACGGCACGACGACGGCGACCCTGATGGCTCAGGCCATGATCCGCGAGGGGCTGAAGAACGTGGCGGCCGGCGCAAACCCCATGGTTTTGAAAAAGGGCATTATGGCCGCGACCGAGGCGGCTGTTGAGGGTCTCAAAGAGCTTTCCAAGCCCATCGAGGGTTCTGCCGCTATCGAGCAGGTTGCATCTGTTTCCGCAAACGACGCGAATATCGGCCACCTGATCGCGCAGGCGATGGAGAAGGTTGGCAACGAGGGCGTTATCACCGTCGAAGAATCCAAGACCATGAAAACGGATTTGGTCGTCGTGGAGGGCATGCAGTTTGACAGAGGCTATGCCTCCGCTTATATGGCGACGGATACGGACAAAATGGAAGCAGTTTTGGACGATCCCTACATTTTGATCACAGATAAGAAGATTTCCAACATTCAGGAAATTCTCCCGCTGCTGGAGCAGATTGTGCAGACGGGCAAGAAGCTGCTCATCATCGCGGAGGAAGTGGAAGGCGAGGCGCTGGCAACGCTGGTGCTCAACAAACTGCGCGGCACGTTCAACTGCGTCGCCGTCAAGGCTCCCGGTTTTGGCGACAGAAGAAAAGCTATGCTGGAAGACATCGCTATCCTGACGGGCGGCACGGTCATCTCGGAAGAAGTCGGCATGGAGCTGAAAGAAGCGACTGTCGATATGCTGGGCTCCGCACGGCAGGTGAAAGTCGATAAAGAAAACACCATCATCGTCGAGGGCAAGGGCGATCCCGAAAAAATCAAAGCTCGGGTCAACTCCATCCGCAATCAGATCGAGGACTGCACTTCGGATTACGACCGCGAGAAACAGCAGGAGCGCCTGGCAAAACTGGCCGGCGGCGTAGCTGTTATCCAGGTTGGCGCTGCAACCGAGACCGAGATGAAGGAAATGAAACTGCGCATCGAGGATGCTCTGGCTGCGACGAGAGCGGCTGTGGAAGAGGGCATCGTTCCCGGCGGCGGCACGGCAATGCTCAAAGTGGAGGGCAAGGTCAAGGCGCTGATGGAGCAGGAGAGCGGCGATATCAAAACCGGCGTTTCCATCGTGCTCCGCGCTCTGGAAGAGCCGATTCGCCAGATTGCCGCAAACGCAGGCATCGAGGGCAGCATCATCGTCGAGAAAGTGCGCGAGAACCAGAGCAAATCTTTCGGCTACGACGCATATCAGGATAAGTTCATCGATATGATCGAGGCAGGCATCCTGGATCCGACCAAGGTTACGCGTTCCGCGCTTCAGAATGCGGCTTCCGTTGCATCCATGCTTCTCACGACCGAGAGCATCGTAACGGATATCCCCGCTCCCGAACCGGCTGCTCCGGCTGCTGGCGGCGGCATGGGCGGCATGTACTAA
- a CDS encoding co-chaperone GroES produces the protein MKLKPLADRVVIKSVEVEKVTKSGLVLTSSAQEKPQMAEVVAVGPGGVVDGKEITMYVKEGDRVIYSKYAGTEVKLDGEEFIVVKQSDILAVVE, from the coding sequence ATGAAGCTAAAGCCGTTGGCGGATAGGGTTGTCATCAAATCGGTTGAAGTTGAGAAAGTAACCAAGAGCGGCCTGGTGCTGACGTCCAGCGCGCAGGAGAAGCCGCAGATGGCGGAAGTCGTCGCGGTAGGGCCGGGCGGCGTTGTGGATGGCAAAGAGATCACGATGTACGTCAAAGAGGGCGACCGCGTGATTTATTCCAAATATGCGGGCACAGAAGTCAAGCTGGATGGCGAGGAGTTCATCGTCGTCAAGCAGTCGGATATTCTGGCAGTGGTAGAGTAA
- a CDS encoding biotin--[acetyl-CoA-carboxylase] ligase yields MSYFERLRAGLDARDTELFCLEEVDSTNTFLKKRAAEHKMMAVALRQTAGRGRLGRAWSSEGENVYASFYYPALQQEMGAVTLCVALAVSDAARDLGVETQIKWPNDIYAQGRKLCGILCEGIYEGARLLGIVIGIGVNVNQEQFDAEIAERAISIRNILGRKQRLEEVVFGLKRHLDARLARFFAQGFPPLREEYQACSYLQGKEVCAGEAEGLCIGVSQEGDLLLQTQDGEVRRIRFGEVTQRIRPKEA; encoded by the coding sequence ATGAGCTATTTTGAGCGGCTGAGAGCGGGCCTTGATGCGCGGGATACAGAGCTGTTCTGCCTGGAAGAGGTGGATTCGACCAACACATTTCTCAAAAAGCGGGCGGCCGAGCACAAGATGATGGCGGTCGCTCTGCGGCAGACGGCAGGCAGAGGGCGGCTGGGCAGAGCCTGGAGCTCGGAGGGAGAGAACGTCTATGCCAGCTTCTACTATCCCGCCCTACAGCAGGAGATGGGGGCAGTAACGCTGTGCGTGGCGCTGGCCGTCTCGGATGCCGCTCGGGATCTGGGAGTGGAAACGCAGATCAAATGGCCCAACGATATCTATGCGCAAGGCCGCAAGCTTTGCGGCATTTTATGCGAGGGCATCTATGAAGGAGCGCGTCTTCTGGGAATTGTCATCGGCATCGGAGTCAACGTCAATCAGGAGCAGTTTGATGCGGAAATTGCAGAGCGGGCAATTTCCATCAGAAATATCCTCGGAAGAAAGCAAAGGCTGGAAGAAGTCGTGTTTGGGCTGAAGCGGCATCTGGATGCCCGGCTGGCACGCTTTTTTGCCCAGGGTTTTCCGCCGCTTCGGGAGGAATACCAGGCGTGCTCCTATTTGCAGGGAAAAGAAGTTTGCGCAGGGGAGGCAGAGGGCCTCTGCATCGGGGTTTCGCAGGAGGGCGATTTGCTGCTGCAAACGCAAGACGGCGAGGTGCGGCGCATTCGCTTTGGGGAAGTGACTCAGCGGATACGGCCCAAAGAGGCATAA
- a CDS encoding RecX family transcriptional regulator: MREIREIAPQKRNKNRYNISDEDGFLTSLSVETVLRYHLKEGMQVSDELLEEMKREDTVKYAKEIGVAYVAYAPRTRRQLEQHLAKKGIDAQSIAQAAETLEKYSYLDDAAYVREFARSYGEKLGAGAMRQKLMERGVERQVIEENLELSQEGQQAAALALAQKLRRKYADQPEPKRRQKMFAALARRGFSYDDIRAVLSELGEEEDELF; the protein is encoded by the coding sequence ATGAGGGAGATCAGAGAGATTGCGCCGCAAAAGCGCAATAAGAACCGGTATAATATCTCGGATGAAGATGGCTTTCTGACCTCTCTTTCCGTGGAGACTGTGCTGCGCTATCATCTCAAAGAGGGAATGCAGGTCTCGGATGAGCTGCTGGAGGAGATGAAGCGGGAAGATACCGTCAAATACGCCAAGGAGATCGGCGTGGCCTATGTCGCCTATGCTCCCAGAACCAGGCGGCAGCTGGAACAGCACCTCGCTAAAAAGGGCATCGATGCGCAGAGCATTGCTCAGGCGGCAGAGACGCTGGAGAAATACTCTTATTTGGACGACGCCGCCTATGTGCGGGAATTTGCGCGCAGTTATGGGGAAAAGCTGGGCGCCGGAGCCATGCGCCAAAAGCTCATGGAACGGGGCGTGGAGCGGCAGGTGATCGAGGAGAATCTGGAGCTCTCCCAAGAAGGGCAGCAGGCGGCGGCATTGGCGCTGGCGCAGAAACTGCGCCGGAAATATGCGGATCAGCCGGAGCCAAAGCGCAGGCAAAAGATGTTTGCGGCGCTTGCCCGGCGCGGGTTTTCCTACGACGATATCCGCGCAGTACTGAGCGAACTGGGAGAAGAGGAAGATGAGCTATTTTGA
- a CDS encoding peptidoglycan-binding domain-containing protein — MKKSRFFLLFLLILLLVPLGAGAAILDELPLEKGATGQSVVMLQQRLIDLGYLHFRPTGSYGDMTKSAVASFQARNGISSTGVFGENTFSKLYSRGLARTAGNPGIPRVIGPGGQGKPEPGELANWQEVNSVFTVGQTATVMDYKTQKTYQVRRTGGENHVNAVFAGADGEQVFLSCFGGSYTWEKRPAIVEAGGRRFAASVFGTRNAAGEIDIYFFESGSDMGGILDAEHHSNVYLAAGTNA; from the coding sequence ATGAAAAAATCGAGATTCTTTCTCCTATTTTTGCTGATTCTGCTGCTCGTGCCTTTGGGGGCAGGAGCGGCAATTTTAGATGAACTTCCCCTGGAAAAGGGGGCGACGGGGCAGAGCGTCGTCATGCTGCAGCAACGCCTCATTGACTTAGGCTACCTGCATTTTCGGCCGACCGGCTCCTATGGCGATATGACGAAATCTGCGGTCGCCAGCTTTCAGGCGCGCAACGGGATTTCCTCCACAGGCGTTTTTGGCGAAAATACCTTTTCCAAGCTCTATAGCCGGGGCCTTGCGCGCACGGCAGGCAATCCCGGGATTCCAAGAGTCATCGGTCCGGGCGGGCAGGGCAAGCCGGAGCCGGGAGAACTGGCAAATTGGCAGGAGGTAAACAGCGTGTTTACGGTGGGCCAGACGGCGACTGTGATGGACTATAAGACGCAGAAGACCTATCAGGTGCGGCGCACAGGCGGCGAGAACCATGTGAACGCAGTTTTTGCCGGGGCGGACGGCGAGCAGGTGTTCTTATCCTGCTTTGGCGGAAGCTACACCTGGGAAAAGCGCCCGGCGATTGTGGAAGCGGGCGGCAGGCGCTTTGCGGCCTCTGTTTTCGGGACGCGCAACGCCGCCGGGGAAATCGATATCTATTTTTTTGAGAGCGGCTCGGATATGGGCGGCATTTTGGATGCGGAGCACCACAGCAACGTCTATCTGGCGGCAGGGACCAACGCATGA
- a CDS encoding cob(I)yrinic acid a,c-diamide adenosyltransferase — protein sequence MQDYCVHIYYGDGKGKTTAAAGLCLRCLGTGLGALFCQFLKDGSSGEIQPLRQLGAQILTEGPAEFLWQMPPEKQREYCRAQHALFQRASEHMASGAYQIAILDEALDALSQGILTESELCQAIAAAKCEVVLTGRAPTQALLDIADYATQMRAVKHPFASRRAPARRGIEY from the coding sequence ATGCAAGATTACTGTGTTCATATTTATTACGGAGATGGCAAGGGCAAGACGACCGCCGCCGCCGGGCTATGCCTTCGCTGCCTGGGCACCGGATTGGGCGCTTTGTTCTGCCAGTTTTTAAAGGATGGATCCAGCGGCGAGATTCAGCCTTTGCGGCAGCTGGGCGCCCAGATTCTCACAGAAGGGCCTGCCGAATTTCTCTGGCAAATGCCCCCGGAAAAACAGCGGGAATACTGCCGCGCACAACACGCACTCTTCCAAAGGGCCAGTGAGCATATGGCCAGCGGCGCATATCAGATTGCCATTCTGGACGAAGCGCTGGATGCGCTCTCCCAGGGCATTTTGACCGAATCCGAGCTCTGCCAGGCCATTGCCGCCGCAAAATGCGAGGTCGTGCTGACTGGCCGCGCGCCAACCCAGGCTCTGCTTGACATAGCCGACTATGCCACACAGATGCGCGCCGTCAAGCACCCCTTCGCATCGCGCCGCGCCCCTGCGCGCAGAGGAATCGAATATTAG
- the dapD gene encoding 2,3,4,5-tetrahydropyridine-2,6-dicarboxylate N-acetyltransferase has protein sequence MDAYQIIEYIQKSEKKTPVRVFLQEKEPVCFPGAMEFCAQGGMKIVFGDWKEIGPVLEKNADKIEKIQIENDARNSAIPMLDKKEIAARIEPGAIIREQVEIGANAVIMMGAIINIGAVIGEGTMIDMGVVLGGRATVGKNCHVGAGAVLAGVVEPPSATPVIVEDDVVIGANAVVLEGVRVGKGAVVAAGAVVTEDVAPNMVVAGTPARVIKQKDEKTLGKTELVAALRELK, from the coding sequence ATGGACGCCTATCAGATTATCGAATACATTCAGAAATCCGAAAAAAAGACCCCTGTGCGGGTTTTCCTTCAGGAAAAGGAGCCGGTCTGCTTCCCGGGGGCGATGGAATTTTGCGCCCAGGGCGGCATGAAGATCGTCTTTGGCGACTGGAAGGAGATCGGCCCGGTTCTGGAAAAAAATGCGGATAAGATCGAGAAAATCCAGATCGAGAACGACGCGAGAAACTCCGCCATCCCCATGCTGGATAAGAAGGAAATTGCGGCGCGCATCGAGCCGGGTGCCATCATCCGCGAGCAGGTGGAGATTGGCGCAAATGCCGTCATCATGATGGGCGCGATCATCAATATCGGCGCAGTCATCGGCGAGGGCACCATGATCGATATGGGCGTCGTTCTGGGCGGCCGGGCGACAGTCGGCAAAAACTGCCACGTGGGCGCGGGAGCTGTGCTGGCCGGTGTGGTCGAGCCGCCCAGCGCGACACCGGTCATCGTGGAGGATGATGTGGTCATCGGCGCCAATGCCGTGGTTTTAGAGGGCGTGCGCGTCGGAAAAGGCGCGGTTGTGGCGGCGGGCGCCGTCGTAACAGAGGATGTTGCGCCGAATATGGTCGTCGCAGGGACGCCTGCCCGGGTCATCAAGCAGAAGGATGAGAAAACCCTGGGCAAAACGGAGCTGGTTGCCGCACTGCGGGAGCTGAAATAG
- the dapB gene encoding 4-hydroxy-tetrahydrodipicolinate reductase, whose protein sequence is MKIVLSGYGKMGKMLEEQAVLRGHEIVARIDIDSVEAFASLPKADVVLDFSHPGMLPSLAGYIRRTGTALCSGTTAFGEQERQTLAELAEYAPVLHSANYSLGIAVFRKMLEQFAPMLREGFDVEVVEKHHNQKVDAPSGTAKLLVQAIDPAGEREIVTGREGMCGKRSQDEIGVFALRGGTVAGEHSVYFFGEDETLCITHSATSRRIFAVGAVRAAEALKDKAPGLYDLQNVLF, encoded by the coding sequence ATGAAGATTGTATTATCCGGCTATGGCAAAATGGGAAAAATGCTGGAGGAGCAGGCTGTGCTGCGCGGCCATGAGATTGTGGCGCGCATCGATATTGATAGTGTAGAAGCCTTTGCCTCTTTGCCCAAAGCGGATGTTGTTCTGGATTTTTCGCACCCCGGTATGCTGCCCTCCCTGGCCGGCTATATCCGGCGGACGGGCACGGCTCTTTGCAGCGGGACGACGGCATTCGGAGAGCAGGAGCGGCAGACGCTGGCCGAGCTGGCGGAGTATGCCCCGGTTCTGCACAGTGCAAACTACAGCCTGGGCATTGCGGTGTTCCGCAAGATGCTGGAGCAGTTTGCCCCCATGCTGCGGGAAGGCTTCGATGTGGAAGTGGTGGAAAAGCACCATAATCAGAAGGTCGATGCGCCCAGCGGAACGGCAAAACTGCTGGTGCAGGCTATCGATCCCGCGGGGGAGCGGGAAATCGTAACCGGGCGAGAGGGCATGTGCGGCAAGCGCAGCCAGGATGAAATCGGCGTATTTGCTCTGCGCGGAGGCACGGTCGCAGGCGAGCACAGTGTCTATTTCTTCGGCGAGGATGAGACGCTGTGCATCACGCATTCGGCTACCAGCCGGCGCATTTTCGCCGTGGGCGCGGTGCGGGCGGCGGAAGCGCTCAAAGACAAAGCGCCCGGCCTCTACGATCTGCAAAATGTGCTGTTTTAG
- the dapA gene encoding 4-hydroxy-tetrahydrodipicolinate synthase: MAVKGSIVALVTPFAKDGSVDFGKLRELLDWHIESGTDGILMMGTTGENATTEHEEDEKICQFAIDHVAGRVPMIIGGGSNSTRTQMDKCIKYSKMGADALLCISPYYNKTNAEGMYRHFAEAADVSGAPIILYNVPGRTGCSIPVEAVARLSRHGNVMGIKEASGDIAYASEVARLLSDDFVMYSGNDDITVPLLALGGVGVISVWANIMPKTCHNMVMDYLQGRQKEALAVQLRYLDLIHALFMEVNPIPVKEAMNLMGMNVGGFRLPLYEMPQAKREKLAAIMREAGLKVQ, encoded by the coding sequence ATGGCAGTAAAGGGTTCGATTGTTGCATTGGTAACGCCGTTTGCAAAGGATGGCAGCGTGGATTTCGGAAAGCTCCGGGAGCTTTTGGATTGGCATATTGAAAGCGGGACGGACGGCATTTTGATGATGGGGACGACGGGCGAAAATGCGACGACGGAACACGAAGAGGACGAGAAAATTTGCCAGTTTGCCATCGATCATGTGGCGGGGCGCGTTCCGATGATCATCGGCGGCGGCTCCAACTCGACGCGCACACAGATGGATAAGTGCATCAAATATTCCAAGATGGGGGCGGATGCGTTGCTCTGCATCTCTCCCTATTATAATAAGACGAACGCCGAAGGCATGTACCGCCATTTCGCAGAGGCGGCGGACGTCTCCGGGGCGCCCATCATTCTCTATAATGTCCCCGGGCGCACGGGCTGCTCGATTCCCGTTGAGGCTGTCGCCCGGCTCAGCCGGCATGGCAATGTCATGGGCATCAAGGAAGCCAGCGGCGATATCGCCTATGCCAGCGAAGTGGCACGGCTTTTGAGCGACGACTTTGTCATGTACAGCGGCAACGACGATATCACTGTCCCGCTGTTGGCGCTGGGCGGCGTGGGCGTCATCTCGGTCTGGGCAAATATTATGCCGAAAACCTGCCATAATATGGTCATGGATTATCTCCAGGGGCGGCAGAAGGAGGCGCTGGCCGTTCAGCTGCGCTATCTGGATCTCATCCACGCGCTCTTTATGGAGGTCAACCCGATTCCCGTCAAGGAAGCCATGAACCTGATGGGCATGAACGTGGGCGGATTCCGGCTGCCGCTGTATGAAATGCCGCAGGCCAAGCGGGAAAAGCTGGCGGCCATCATGCGCGAAGCCGGCCTGAAGGTGCAGTAA
- a CDS encoding amidohydrolase, with the protein MLEKLTAHRRALHQIPELDQQLPKTRAYLEQALRPLPCRILHPYGDAVCAFFDAGKEDAVAFRSDMDALPIQEQNALGFRSRHEGAMHACGHDGHMAILLCFAEWLSQNLSSLPHNVLLIFQPAEETTGGAKHICDSGILEQLHISHLFGLHLWPSLPAGVIASRSGALMAQSSELTIEICGKSAHIARQEDGIDALSAGVQFVQRAYRMAEEFEPEQFRLLRFGRMQSGSARNAISAYTRLEGTLRTFSGSLHQALAQNLSAIARSLEGELGCQISQHMSEGYPPVHNSPLLFEQVLQSLGQENLVVLEKPTLITEDFSFYQQRLPGIFFFLGIGGDQPLHSDRFNFDEQLLEPGLALFQKLLYL; encoded by the coding sequence ATGCTAGAAAAACTCACCGCGCACCGCCGCGCACTGCACCAGATTCCCGAGCTGGATCAGCAGCTTCCCAAAACCAGAGCATATCTCGAGCAGGCTTTGCGCCCGCTGCCTTGCCGCATTCTGCACCCATATGGGGATGCGGTCTGCGCTTTCTTTGACGCGGGAAAAGAGGATGCCGTTGCTTTCCGCAGCGATATGGACGCGCTGCCCATACAAGAGCAAAATGCGCTTGGTTTCCGCTCCCGCCACGAGGGGGCCATGCACGCCTGCGGCCACGACGGGCATATGGCGATTCTGCTCTGCTTTGCCGAATGGCTTTCGCAGAATCTCTCCTCTCTGCCGCATAATGTGCTCCTGATTTTCCAGCCCGCCGAAGAGACGACAGGCGGCGCAAAACATATCTGCGATTCGGGCATATTGGAACAGCTTCACATCTCGCATCTTTTTGGCCTGCATCTCTGGCCCAGCCTGCCCGCCGGCGTCATCGCATCCCGCAGCGGGGCCCTCATGGCGCAGTCCAGCGAGTTGACCATTGAAATTTGCGGCAAAAGCGCCCACATCGCCCGGCAGGAGGATGGCATCGATGCCTTAAGCGCCGGGGTTCAGTTCGTACAGCGCGCTTACCGCATGGCGGAAGAATTTGAGCCGGAGCAGTTCCGGCTGCTGCGGTTCGGCCGAATGCAGAGCGGCTCTGCCCGCAACGCCATCAGCGCCTATACGCGCCTGGAAGGGACGCTGCGCACTTTTTCAGGCAGTCTGCACCAGGCTTTGGCGCAGAACCTCTCTGCCATTGCGCGCTCACTGGAGGGCGAGCTGGGCTGCCAAATTTCCCAGCATATGAGCGAAGGGTATCCGCCCGTCCATAACTCCCCGCTGCTCTTTGAGCAAGTTTTGCAGAGCCTTGGCCAGGAGAATCTAGTGGTCTTGGAAAAGCCCACGCTGATCACCGAAGATTTTTCCTTCTACCAACAGCGCCTGCCCGGCATCTTTTTCTTCCTTGGCATCGGCGGAGACCAGCCCCTGCATTCCGATCGCTTTAATTTCGACGAACAGCTTTTGGAGCCTGGACTCGCGCTCTTCCAGAAGCTGCTCTATCTCTAA